One window of the Methanomassiliicoccales archaeon genome contains the following:
- a CDS encoding tetratricopeptide repeat protein, with protein sequence MSSSDARIAYGWMEEGDALFEKNDLEGAIEYYNKAFKLFPRDPNLLNRRGLAFAKLGRYEEAIKSYDAAIEHYPRDVTLWGNRG encoded by the coding sequence ATGTCTTCCTCAGATGCAAGAATTGCATACGGCTGGATGGAAGAGGGCGATGCACTTTTCGAGAAGAACGATCTTGAGGGTGCCATCGAGTACTACAATAAAGCATTCAAACTATTTCCACGAGATCCCAATCTCCTGAACCGTCGTGGTCTGGCATTTGCGAAGCTAGGCCGATATGAAGAAGCCATAAAGTCCTATGATGCAGCCATCGAGCATTATCCCAGGGATGTAACGCTTTGGGGCAACAGAGGC